A region from the Papaver somniferum cultivar HN1 unplaced genomic scaffold, ASM357369v1 unplaced-scaffold_125, whole genome shotgun sequence genome encodes:
- the LOC113331361 gene encoding F-box protein CPR1-like, with protein MSSIPREIRYEILLRLPVKSLLACKWVCKNWYTLISTSGFVKSHITIQKNNSILMLKDDSIHLYSIGYDSLPPSSVCEIKDNVIMMDHPLKCVGILTKCSSRSCIGFLGSSNDLICIWLLCFCYQPIGFRESFCLWNPATREYKKLPESPIGFNRGNVFIHGFGYDHKTDDYKLAIGVEAPGSKDTTLVQVHTLASNLWKTEKTIPYRLLFMHMSGVLVNGNLHCSDVNGVKNYSEVWEMLDYGVRESWTKRHVIAHESIINEHNLSDVLIDAASVLGGEVTLKILLMNLVEASHSFRSDETLDWRTSDFSGFSIQVRLTVGAYSKWLDASSNGLLVLPSVIEILMSGMSASEDSAALAL; from the exons ATGTCAAGCATTCCACGAGAGATACGCTATGAAATCCTTTTACGATTACCAGTGAAATCTCTATTAGCTTGTAAGTGGGTATGCAAGAACTGGTATACCCTAATCTCAACCTCTGGTTTCGTTAAATCCCATATTACTATTCAGAAAAATAACTCTATTCTCATGCTTAAAGATGACAGTATTCACCTCTACTCCATAGGTTATGATTCATTGCCACCATCATCTGTGTGTGAAATTAAAGATAATGTTATTATGATGGATCACCCACTCAAATGTGTTGGTATCCTAACAAAATGTTCTTCACGTAGTTGTATTGGATTCCTGGGTTCAAGTAATGATTTAATTTGCATATGGTTGCTTTGTTTTTGTTATCAACCAATTGGATTTAGGGAATCGTTCTGTCTTTGGAACCCAGCCAcaagagaatataaaaaattaccTGAATCACCAATTGGATTTAATAGAGGCAATGTTTTCATACATGGCTTTGGTTATGATCACAAGACTGATGATTACAAGTTGGCAATAGGTGTAGAAGCTCCTGGAAGCAAGGATACTACTCTAGTCCAAGTCCATACTTTAGCATCAAATTTATGGAAAACTGAGAAAACCATACCTTATCGGCTTCTTTTTATGCATATGTCTGGGGTACTTGTTAATGGAAACCTTCATTG CTCAGATGTTAATGGTGTTAAGAATTACTCTGAAGTATGGGAGATGCTGGATTATGGAGTTCGGGAATCTTGGACTAAGCGTCATGTCATCGCCCATGAGAGTATTATCAATGAACACAA CCTGTCGGATGTCTTGATAGATGCAGCATCAGTCCTAGGTGGTGAAGTGACACTAAAAATTCTTCTCATGAATCTTGTTGAG GCCAGTCACAGCTTTAGAAGTGATGAAACTTTGGATTGGCGCACTTCAGACTTCAGTGGCTTCTCTATACAAG TGCGCTTGACAGTCGGAGCATATTCAAAATGGCTTGATGCTTCATCAAATGGGCTCCTGGTTTTGCCTTCAGTGATAGAGATTCTCATGAGTGGCATGAGTGCCTCTGAAGATTCTGCAGCTTTGGCCTTATGA
- the LOC113331359 gene encoding protein MAINTENANCE OF MERISTEMS-like produces MLPPLRGGKLRGEPRDGGKVLFGYPGSWAHCISETIDHKDVARLFRHQSSFKKMELWPLEGECARFRDLVENSGLYNVILNSVIAYDKVTISSLCERYHAEVDTFQLPFGEMVITPDDAEQILGLQVEGKSTGEKFKRRPSWEDIYTWTKNLFGWDSEKTNGLFEKGPKYPKKEFKLVDIRNMYYGTEKKEKEGGLSDMECRYAAAGYRVSANLLQLLDPLEDVSKYSWGTAIIAHLNGQLSPGSRKLTSQINGNLALIQVWIYDHIPSLIKDNEDVELNPQWSKGSPTGTKYLFTGSQDREQTDALIQMRQKLDNITAKEVVFNPYKNNRVGAMEDVVYYHGPLFHPKGFSMYNPIRIMRQLGFIQDSPDEDYVPPFKHKLEKYEADEAGINVAYEPEVDVKHWNDRHSRLVDISWWVHADEGHEATPDYVEWYEGFSHGRVIWVDPTPGRRTNRASTSSSSQVESRDATSILTLVVSI; encoded by the exons ATGTTGCCTCCTCTTCGAGGTGGTAAACTTAGAGGAGAACCTAGAGATGGGggcaaagttctatttggatatcctGGATCGTGGGCTCATTGCATTAGTGAGACAATC gatcataaggatgTCGCACGTCTTTTCCGGCACCAATCTTCTTTCAAGAAAATGGAGTTGTGGCCGCTAGAAGGTGAATGTGCAAgatttagagatttggttgaaaaCTCAGGTTTATACAATGTCATTCTGAACTCTGTGATTGCGTATGACAAGGTCACAATATCTAGTTTATGTGAAAGGTATCACGCTGAAGTCGACACATTCCAActtccttttggtgagatggTGATAACTCCTGATGACGCAGAACAGATATTAGGGTTGCAGGTCGAAGGCAAATCAACCGGTGAGAAGTTCAAGAGAAGGCCTAGTTGGGAAGACATTTATACATGGACCAAGAACTTGTTTGGCTGGGATTCCGAGAAGACTAATGGGCTTTTCGAGAAGGGACCTAAGTAcccgaagaaagagttcaaacttgTAGATATTAGGAACATGTATTATGGgacagaaaagaaggaaaaagaaggagGTCTCTCTGATATGGAATGTCGCTATGCGGCGGCTGG GTACCGGGTGAGCGCCAACCTTCTTCAGCTTTTGGATCCCTTGGAAGATGTGAGCAAGTACTCTTGGGGGACTGCCATAATTGCACACCTGAATGGTCAGCTTTCTCCGGGATCTCGCAAACTAACTTCTCAAATTAATGGGAATTTGGCTCTAATCCAG GTGTGGATTTATGATCATATCCCATCACTGATCAAAGATAATGAAGATGTGGAACTCAACCCACAATGGAGCAAAGGTAGTCCAACGGGAACCAAATACTTGTTCACTGGTTCTCAAGATAGGGAACAAACTGATGCGTTGATACAAATGCGTCAAAAACTTGACAACATCACGGCTAAAGAGGTAGTCTTCAATCCGTACAAGAATAATAGAGTTGGCGCAATGGAAGATGTCGTGTATTACCATGGCCCTTTGTTTCACCCTAAAGGTTTTTCAATGTACAATCCGATAAGAATCATGCGTCAACTTGGTTTTATTCAAGATTCACCCGATGAGGATTATGTACCTCCGTTCAAGCACAAGTTGGAAAAGTACGAGGCTGACGAAGCGGGTATAAATGTGGCTTATGAACCTGAAGTTGATGTCAAGCATTGGAATGATAGACACTCTAGGCTTGTAGACATCTCATGGTGGGTGCATGCGGATGAAGGTCATGAGGCAACACCGGATTACGTCGAATGGTATGAAGGCTTCTCCCATGGTAGGGTAATATGGGTAGATCCGACTCCGGGTAGGAGGACCAACAGAGCAtccacctcttcttcttctcaagtcgaaAGTAGAGATGCTACTTCCATTCTGACACTAGTGGTCAGTATTTAA